Proteins encoded by one window of Fischerella sp. PCC 9605:
- a CDS encoding ATP-binding protein, whose protein sequence is MITISLRPVGRSWGTISFASTLYLCPILDLLLAEIPIQMQSELRLGLQEALVNAAKHGNNLDPSKKVVVRFSLIDNKYWWIISDQGGGFTPSCSCSIDPTEFLPPDESESGRGLSILHQVFDEVEWNRKGTELRLCKQLEQNRLRIPLLRN, encoded by the coding sequence GTGATCACCATTTCACTTCGTCCGGTTGGACGTAGTTGGGGTACTATTAGTTTTGCCTCAACTCTATATCTCTGCCCAATATTAGATTTACTCTTGGCAGAGATTCCAATACAAATGCAATCCGAACTGCGTCTAGGGCTTCAAGAAGCCTTAGTTAACGCAGCTAAACATGGCAATAATCTTGATCCCAGTAAAAAAGTTGTAGTGCGTTTTTCTTTAATAGATAATAAATATTGGTGGATAATATCAGATCAAGGCGGAGGCTTTACTCCTTCGTGTAGTTGTAGTATCGATCCAACAGAATTCCTGCCACCAGATGAATCAGAAAGCGGTCGTGGTTTATCGATTTTGCATCAGGTTTTTGACGAAGTTGAGTGGAATAGAAAAGGTACTGAGTTAAGGCTTTGCAAACAACTAGAGCAAAATCGACTTCGGATACCGCTATTGCGTAATTAG
- the asnS gene encoding asparagine--tRNA ligase: protein MVNLRIAEILRDGQPDESLKVQGWVRTKRELKDFAFIEVNDGSSLANLQIVINQDLPDYEAILKKLNTGASVEVSGVLVASPAKGQRVELKANSVKVYGEADPETYPLQKKRHSFEFLRTIGHLRSRTNSFGAVFRVRNACATAIHQFFQERGFMWVHTPIITASDCEGAGELFSVTSLDLKNIPRTETQTVDYSKDFFARPTYLTVSGQLEAEIMAMAFTNVYTFGPTFRAENSNTSRHLAEFWMVEPEMAFCDLQGDMDLAEEFLKYIFKYVLEKCPEDMEFFNQRIDSTVLATADHIINNQFERITYTDAIKLLEKADVKFEYPVNWGLDLQSEHERYLCEQQFKKPVIVTDYPAQIKAFYMRLNDDEKTVRAMDILAPKIGEIIGGSQREERLEVLEKRIEAQGMKQEDLWWYLDLRRYGTVPHAGFGLGFERLIQFMTGMGNIRDVIPFPRTPENAEF, encoded by the coding sequence ATGGTAAATCTAAGGATTGCTGAAATATTACGAGATGGTCAGCCTGATGAGTCACTCAAGGTACAAGGTTGGGTTCGCACAAAACGTGAATTAAAAGATTTTGCTTTTATTGAAGTAAATGATGGCTCATCTTTGGCTAACTTACAAATAGTAATTAATCAAGATTTGCCAGACTATGAAGCGATCTTGAAAAAGCTGAATACAGGTGCTTCCGTAGAAGTATCTGGGGTACTTGTAGCTTCCCCAGCCAAAGGACAGCGCGTAGAATTGAAAGCAAATAGCGTCAAAGTTTACGGAGAAGCCGATCCCGAAACTTATCCTCTGCAAAAGAAACGCCATTCCTTTGAGTTTCTGCGAACTATTGGACATTTGCGATCGCGCACCAATTCCTTTGGTGCAGTTTTCCGCGTCCGTAATGCTTGTGCTACAGCCATACACCAATTCTTCCAAGAACGCGGCTTTATGTGGGTACACACTCCCATCATTACCGCCAGTGACTGCGAAGGTGCAGGAGAACTTTTCAGCGTCACCAGTTTAGATTTAAAAAACATTCCCCGCACAGAAACCCAAACAGTAGATTATAGTAAAGACTTCTTTGCGAGACCCACATACCTAACAGTTAGCGGTCAACTAGAAGCAGAAATCATGGCGATGGCTTTTACCAACGTCTACACCTTTGGTCCTACCTTCCGCGCCGAAAACTCCAATACTTCCCGCCACTTAGCAGAATTTTGGATGGTCGAACCAGAAATGGCATTTTGCGACCTCCAAGGAGATATGGATTTAGCTGAGGAATTCCTCAAATATATTTTTAAATATGTACTGGAAAAATGCCCAGAAGACATGGAATTTTTTAACCAGCGCATTGATAGTACTGTGTTAGCAACCGCAGATCATATAATCAACAATCAATTTGAACGTATCACTTATACAGATGCCATCAAACTTTTAGAAAAAGCCGATGTCAAGTTTGAATATCCAGTCAATTGGGGCTTAGATTTACAATCAGAACACGAGCGCTACCTTTGTGAACAACAGTTTAAAAAACCAGTTATCGTCACAGACTACCCAGCGCAAATCAAAGCCTTTTATATGCGCTTAAACGACGATGAAAAAACCGTCCGCGCAATGGATATCCTTGCGCCGAAAATCGGCGAAATTATCGGTGGTTCACAACGGGAAGAACGCCTAGAAGTACTCGAAAAGCGAATAGAAGCGCAAGGGATGAAGCAAGAAGATTTATGGTGGTATCTTGATTTGCGTCGCTATGGTACTGTTCCCCACGCTGGTTTTGGACTAGGTTTTGAACGCCTCATACAATTTATGACGGGAATGGGAAATATCCGCGATGTGATTCCTTTTCCACGTACGCCAGAAAATGCTGAATTTTAG
- the rlmD gene encoding 23S rRNA (uracil(1939)-C(5))-methyltransferase RlmD — translation MTDTIWKQGELIELNISDTSDTGDGVGRSHERVVFVPDTVPGDRVVVRLVHVKPTYAHAKLKQLLEPSPHRIRPSCIVADKCGGCQWQHIDYQYQLEAKRNQVIQALERIGGFVQPPVDAVLRAPSPLGYRNKATYPVGVSATGNVQAGYYQKGSHQLINLNQCTVQDARLNPLLAEVKQDIQKRNWQVYKEQFHKGVIRHLGLRIGRRTGEMLLTLIVKDWNLPGIQEQSQEWLNRYPTLVGVCLNRNPERTNAIFGSETRCIAGIGYLREEFAGLEFQVRPDTFFQVYTETAEALLQVIQSELNLQGNEVLVDTYCGIGTLTLPLAKQVHQAIGLEIQPEAVQQAILNAKRNQINNVTFMTGAVEKVLPQLKMKPDIVLLDPPRKGCDRKVIETLLISKPTCIVYVSCKVATLARDLKLLCENGVYTLIRVQPADFFPQTAHVETAAFLVLSSLHKA, via the coding sequence ATGACAGACACTATTTGGAAACAAGGTGAATTAATAGAACTTAATATTTCAGACACTAGCGATACGGGTGATGGTGTTGGACGATCGCATGAGCGGGTAGTATTTGTACCGGATACTGTGCCAGGCGATCGCGTTGTTGTTCGCTTGGTACACGTCAAACCGACCTATGCTCACGCTAAACTCAAGCAACTGTTGGAGCCATCCCCCCATCGTATTCGACCTAGTTGCATTGTGGCTGATAAATGTGGTGGTTGCCAGTGGCAGCATATAGATTATCAATATCAGTTAGAAGCTAAGCGCAATCAAGTTATTCAAGCTTTAGAACGCATTGGTGGTTTTGTGCAACCACCGGTAGACGCTGTTTTGCGAGCTCCTTCACCTTTGGGCTATCGTAACAAAGCCACCTATCCTGTGGGTGTATCAGCAACAGGAAATGTACAAGCAGGTTACTATCAAAAAGGTAGCCATCAATTAATTAATTTAAATCAATGTACAGTCCAAGATGCAAGATTAAATCCTTTATTAGCAGAAGTAAAACAAGATATCCAAAAGCGAAATTGGCAAGTTTATAAAGAACAGTTTCATAAAGGAGTAATACGTCATCTTGGGTTACGCATTGGTCGTCGCACTGGAGAAATGTTGCTGACTTTAATAGTAAAAGACTGGAATTTACCTGGAATTCAAGAGCAATCACAGGAGTGGTTGAACCGCTATCCAACTTTAGTAGGAGTTTGTTTAAACCGGAACCCAGAACGAACAAATGCCATTTTCGGTTCTGAAACTCGTTGTATTGCTGGTATTGGCTACCTGCGAGAAGAATTCGCAGGATTAGAATTCCAGGTGCGACCAGATACGTTTTTCCAAGTTTATACGGAAACGGCGGAGGCATTGTTACAGGTCATTCAATCAGAATTGAACCTGCAAGGAAATGAAGTGCTAGTTGATACCTATTGTGGTATTGGTACATTAACTTTGCCACTAGCAAAACAAGTACACCAAGCAATTGGCTTGGAAATACAACCGGAAGCAGTGCAACAGGCGATTTTGAACGCAAAACGCAATCAAATTAATAATGTGACTTTTATGACGGGTGCAGTAGAAAAGGTACTGCCACAACTGAAGATGAAGCCAGATATTGTTTTGCTAGACCCACCACGTAAAGGATGCGATCGCAAAGTTATAGAAACTTTATTAATATCTAAACCAACTTGTATAGTTTATGTCAGCTGTAAAGTAGCGACCCTAGCCCGCGATCTGAAATTACTTTGCGAAAATGGAGTGTATACTCTCATACGCGTACAGCCAGCTGATTTCTTTCCCCAAACTGCACATGTAGAAACAGCAGCCTTTCTTGTTTTATCAAGTTTGCATAAAGCTTAG
- the purL gene encoding phosphoribosylformylglycinamidine synthase subunit PurL, whose product MTTTSEPPFSPEEIASEGLKLEEYQEIVRRLGRHPNKAELGMFGVMWSEHCCYKNSRPLLKQFPTTGDRILVGPGENAGVVDLGDGLRLAFKIESHNHPSAVEPFQGAATGVGGILRDIFTMGARPIAVLNSLRFGSLEDAKTQRLFSGVVAGIAHYGNCVGVPTVGGEVYFDPAYSGNPLVNVMALGLMETPEIVKSGASGIGNPVLYVGSTTGRDGMGGASFASAELSDESVDDRPAVQVGDPFLEKSLIEACLEAFKTGVVVAAQDMGAAGITCSTSEMAAKGGVGIEFDLDKIPVRETGMIPYEYLLSESQERMLFVAQKGREQELIDIFHRWGLHAVVAGTVIAEPVVRILFRGKVAAEIPATALAENTPLYQRELLAEPPEYVRKAWEWTPDSLPPCTAAGIEIQGRLHTWQDILLTLLDTPTIASKRWVYRQYDHQVQNNTVMLPGGGDAAVIRLRPLEDAEKEDAGTRGHTDAGNQEDKGTRGHGDTGNTDEILSASPRLPLSASSSQRGVAATVDCNPRYVYLDPYEGAKAVVAEAARNLSCVGAEPLAVTDNLNFGSPEKPIGYWQLAEACRGLAEGCREMATPVTGGNVSLYNETLDSQGNPQPIYPTPVVGMVGLIADLSKICGQAWQAEGDVIYLLGGSSSQLTLGGSEYLATIHGTVAGKPPRVDFDLERRVQKVCREGIRQGWVRSAHDCAEGGLVIALAECCIADKLGAEISLALPANNLAGEIPAPRWDEVLFGEGGARIIVSVVPEQQENWESYLRENFSQEWQKLGKVGNAETGLRVLTPDNQILINASIEVMSDRYSNAIERRLAIYTTTYEG is encoded by the coding sequence ATGACCACCACGTCCGAACCTCCCTTTTCCCCTGAAGAAATTGCATCTGAAGGTCTGAAACTCGAAGAATACCAAGAAATAGTCCGGCGGTTAGGGCGTCATCCTAACAAAGCTGAACTGGGAATGTTTGGGGTAATGTGGTCAGAGCATTGCTGTTACAAAAATTCTCGCCCTTTACTAAAACAATTTCCTACCACAGGCGATCGCATTCTTGTCGGCCCTGGTGAAAATGCTGGTGTTGTAGACTTAGGCGATGGACTGCGACTTGCTTTTAAGATTGAATCTCACAACCACCCCTCCGCAGTTGAACCCTTCCAAGGAGCTGCCACAGGAGTCGGAGGCATTCTCCGCGATATATTTACAATGGGTGCGCGTCCCATAGCCGTTTTAAATTCCCTCCGCTTCGGTTCTTTAGAAGATGCCAAAACCCAAAGACTTTTTAGCGGTGTTGTTGCAGGAATTGCCCATTATGGTAATTGCGTTGGGGTTCCCACCGTTGGCGGCGAAGTCTACTTTGATCCCGCCTACTCTGGCAATCCTTTAGTCAACGTGATGGCACTGGGATTGATGGAAACGCCAGAAATCGTCAAATCTGGGGCATCTGGCATCGGCAATCCAGTGCTGTATGTCGGTTCCACCACCGGACGCGATGGTATGGGAGGTGCAAGTTTCGCTAGTGCGGAACTTAGCGATGAGTCAGTAGATGACCGCCCAGCAGTGCAAGTAGGCGATCCCTTCTTAGAAAAATCACTAATAGAAGCTTGTCTAGAGGCATTTAAAACAGGTGTAGTTGTCGCCGCCCAAGATATGGGTGCTGCGGGGATCACCTGTTCCACCTCGGAAATGGCAGCAAAAGGCGGTGTGGGGATCGAGTTTGATTTAGATAAGATTCCCGTACGAGAAACGGGAATGATCCCTTATGAATATCTGCTTTCCGAATCTCAAGAAAGAATGCTGTTTGTAGCCCAAAAGGGACGCGAACAAGAATTAATCGACATCTTCCATCGTTGGGGACTTCATGCCGTTGTTGCTGGTACGGTTATTGCCGAACCAGTTGTGCGGATTCTGTTTCGGGGTAAAGTTGCAGCAGAAATCCCTGCGACAGCATTGGCAGAAAACACGCCCCTGTATCAGCGGGAATTATTGGCGGAACCACCAGAATATGTGCGTAAAGCTTGGGAATGGACACCGGATTCTCTTCCCCCATGTACAGCTGCCGGCATCGAAATTCAAGGACGCTTGCATACTTGGCAAGATATCCTGTTGACTTTGCTGGATACTCCCACTATCGCTTCTAAACGTTGGGTTTATCGTCAGTACGATCATCAGGTACAGAACAACACGGTGATGTTACCTGGTGGTGGTGATGCTGCTGTTATTCGTTTGCGCCCCCTGGAAGACGCGGAAAAAGAAGACGCGGGGACGCGGGGACACACAGACGCGGGGAATCAAGAGGACAAGGGGACACGGGGACACGGGGACACGGGGAATACAGATGAAATACTCTCCGCGTCACCGCGTCTCCCCCTCTCCGCGTCTTCTTCCCAACGCGGTGTAGCGGCAACAGTAGATTGCAATCCTCGGTATGTTTATCTTGATCCTTACGAGGGGGCAAAGGCAGTAGTAGCAGAAGCAGCCCGCAATCTCAGCTGTGTGGGTGCAGAACCTTTGGCAGTAACTGATAACCTCAATTTTGGCAGTCCAGAAAAACCCATTGGTTACTGGCAATTAGCAGAAGCTTGTCGCGGTTTGGCGGAAGGTTGTCGAGAAATGGCAACCCCTGTCACTGGTGGTAATGTCTCTCTTTACAACGAAACTCTTGATTCTCAAGGCAATCCCCAACCAATTTATCCTACTCCTGTTGTGGGAATGGTGGGACTGATTGCCGATTTAAGTAAAATATGCGGTCAAGCTTGGCAAGCAGAAGGCGATGTTATTTATTTGTTGGGTGGATCGTCTTCACAGTTAACTTTGGGTGGTTCGGAATACTTAGCTACTATCCACGGCACTGTGGCTGGAAAACCGCCACGGGTGGACTTTGATTTGGAACGGCGGGTGCAAAAAGTTTGCCGTGAGGGTATTCGTCAAGGTTGGGTACGTTCAGCCCATGATTGTGCTGAGGGTGGTTTGGTAATTGCTTTGGCTGAGTGTTGCATTGCTGATAAACTGGGTGCAGAAATTAGCCTAGCATTACCTGCAAATAATCTAGCTGGCGAGATACCTGCACCGCGTTGGGACGAAGTTTTATTTGGTGAAGGTGGTGCGCGAATTATAGTTTCCGTAGTGCCAGAACAACAAGAAAATTGGGAATCCTACCTCCGAGAAAATTTCTCTCAAGAGTGGCAAAAACTTGGCAAGGTTGGGAATGCCGAAACGGGTTTGCGGGTTTTAACCCCTGATAATCAAATTTTAATCAACGCTAGCATTGAGGTGATGAGCGATCGCTATTCAAATGCGATCGAAAGGCGTCTAGCCATTTACACCACTACCTATGAAGGCTAA
- a CDS encoding allophycocyanin subunit alpha-B, whose amino-acid sequence MTVVSNVILKADDELRYPSSGELKSIKDFLQTGEQRVRIVNTLTENEKKIVQEATKQLWQKRPDFISPGGNAYGERQRALCIRDFGWYLRLITYGVLAGDKEPIEKIGLIGVREMYNSLGVPVPGMVEAINCLKKASLDLLNAEDAAEAAPYFDYIIQAMS is encoded by the coding sequence ATGACTGTAGTAAGCAACGTTATTCTCAAAGCCGACGACGAACTGCGTTATCCTAGCAGTGGCGAACTCAAAAGTATCAAAGACTTTTTGCAAACTGGCGAACAGCGGGTACGCATTGTCAACACCCTGACTGAAAATGAAAAAAAGATAGTTCAGGAAGCTACCAAACAACTTTGGCAAAAGCGTCCTGATTTTATCTCACCAGGAGGTAATGCTTACGGTGAACGTCAGCGTGCTTTATGTATCCGTGATTTTGGCTGGTACTTGCGCCTAATTACTTATGGCGTACTTGCTGGCGACAAAGAACCAATTGAAAAAATTGGTTTGATTGGCGTCCGAGAAATGTACAATTCCTTGGGCGTTCCCGTTCCTGGAATGGTAGAAGCTATCAACTGTTTGAAAAAAGCCTCCCTCGATCTACTGAATGCGGAAGACGCAGCCGAAGCTGCTCCTTACTTTGACTACATCATTCAAGCGATGTCTTAA
- a CDS encoding Uma2 family endonuclease — protein MVTTSTSAEQRVMLQNISWQLFENLLAEMGENRSTRLTYYKEKLEFMTPLPEHEKSNRRIEAMIVALVDELNLNIEMAGSMTIKRPDMRVGKEPGSCYYIQNEALVRGKSKLDFTQDPPPDLAIEIDITNSSLNHLEIYADLGVPEVWRYDGSTLGFYQLQDQKYLECKFSPTFPFLTASKVIKFLEQCQKLGVTTGLRLLRKWVRNR, from the coding sequence ATGGTCACTACATCAACATCTGCCGAACAACGAGTAATGCTACAAAACATCAGCTGGCAACTGTTTGAAAATCTGCTTGCAGAGATGGGAGAAAACCGCTCCACTAGACTGACTTACTACAAGGAAAAATTAGAATTCATGACACCGCTTCCCGAACACGAAAAGTCTAACAGAAGAATAGAGGCGATGATTGTGGCTTTGGTGGATGAATTAAACCTTAACATTGAAATGGCTGGCTCTATGACTATTAAACGTCCAGATATGAGAGTGGGTAAGGAGCCAGGCTCATGCTATTACATCCAAAATGAAGCGCTAGTTAGAGGCAAAAGTAAACTAGATTTTACTCAAGATCCACCGCCAGATTTAGCGATAGAGATAGATATTACCAACAGTTCCCTCAATCATTTGGAAATTTATGCAGATTTGGGTGTTCCCGAAGTCTGGAGATACGATGGTAGCACACTGGGTTTTTACCAACTGCAAGATCAAAAATATCTAGAATGCAAATTCAGCCCCACTTTTCCATTCTTAACTGCTAGCAAAGTAATCAAGTTCCTAGAACAGTGCCAAAAATTGGGTGTAACAACTGGGTTACGTCTTTTACGGAAATGGGTCAGAAATCGGTAA
- the cysT gene encoding sulfate ABC transporter permease subunit CysT produces the protein MTISEIQNPKSKIQTSKFNIPKISWPWRITIGYLTIMLLIPMAALLLQASMVGPVEFFQIATSPVALSAYDVTFITALLAAALNALFGTLVAWVLVRYDFPLKRFIDAAIDLPFALPTSVAGLTLATVYSENGWIGSLLAPLGIKVAFTRLGVGVAMLFISLPFVVRTLQPVLQEMERDIEEAAWSLGASKFQTFWRVVLPPLFPALLTGVALGFSRAVGEYGSIVIVASNIPFKDLIASVLIFQRLEQYDYAGATVIGTVLLGISLLLLLVINLLQAWGRRYQR, from the coding sequence ATGACTATATCCGAAATCCAAAATCCAAAATCTAAAATTCAAACTTCAAAATTCAATATCCCTAAAATATCTTGGCCTTGGCGAATAACCATTGGTTATCTCACCATTATGCTGTTGATACCAATGGCGGCGCTACTATTGCAAGCAAGCATGGTTGGGCCAGTAGAATTCTTTCAAATTGCTACTAGTCCAGTAGCTCTTTCAGCATACGACGTTACATTTATTACAGCTTTGTTGGCAGCTGCCCTCAATGCACTATTTGGTACGTTAGTGGCTTGGGTATTGGTAAGATACGACTTTCCGCTGAAGCGGTTTATTGATGCAGCGATTGATTTACCGTTTGCCTTACCGACTTCGGTAGCGGGACTTACTTTAGCCACAGTATATAGCGAAAATGGCTGGATTGGTTCATTACTTGCACCTTTGGGAATTAAAGTTGCTTTTACTCGCTTAGGTGTAGGTGTAGCGATGCTATTTATTTCCCTTCCGTTTGTGGTGCGGACTTTACAACCAGTGTTGCAAGAAATGGAACGGGACATTGAAGAGGCGGCTTGGAGTTTGGGGGCATCAAAATTTCAAACTTTCTGGAGAGTAGTTTTACCCCCTCTGTTCCCAGCCCTACTGACAGGGGTAGCACTGGGCTTTTCTCGTGCTGTTGGAGAATACGGTTCGATTGTGATTGTTGCCTCAAATATTCCTTTTAAGGATTTGATTGCATCGGTGCTCATTTTCCAACGATTAGAACAATATGACTACGCTGGTGCAACCGTGATTGGTACAGTGCTTTTGGGTATTTCGCTGTTGCTGTTGTTGGTTATTAACCTATTGCAAGCTTGGGGAAGACGTTATCAAAGGTAA
- a CDS encoding sulfate ABC transporter substrate-binding protein, with translation MGLWQWLTQRKRLVSLFLLGLGLSLAVASCSASKAQNPDVEITLVSYAVTRPAFKKIIPQFVQEWKKQHNQRVLFNESYGGSGAQTRAVIDGLDADVVNLALALDIKKIEKAGLIQAGWEKKAPNNAIATKSVAALVTRKDNPKQIKTWADLTKEGVNVITANPKTSGVARWNFLALWGSQKETGASDAQALEFTSKVYKNTPVLPRDSREASDVFFNQGQGDVLINYENEIILAGLRGKKSPYIVPQVNISIENPVAVVDKNVEKHGNREVAEAFVKYLFTSAAQREFAKVGFRPVDATVAQELANQFPPVKTLFTVQELGGWDLVQKQFFADGAAFDEIQANLK, from the coding sequence ATGGGGCTGTGGCAGTGGCTAACACAGCGAAAAAGATTGGTGTCGCTGTTCTTGCTGGGCTTGGGTTTGAGCTTAGCAGTTGCATCTTGTTCAGCGTCCAAAGCTCAAAATCCCGATGTAGAGATAACGCTGGTTTCTTATGCTGTCACCCGACCAGCATTCAAGAAAATTATCCCCCAATTCGTGCAAGAGTGGAAAAAGCAACACAATCAAAGAGTATTGTTTAACGAAAGCTATGGGGGTTCTGGCGCTCAAACCCGTGCCGTCATTGATGGCTTAGATGCGGATGTGGTGAATTTGGCGCTGGCGTTGGACATTAAAAAAATAGAAAAAGCAGGGTTAATTCAAGCAGGATGGGAGAAAAAAGCACCGAATAATGCGATCGCCACTAAATCCGTTGCAGCCCTAGTAACCCGTAAAGATAATCCCAAACAAATCAAGACGTGGGCAGACTTGACAAAAGAGGGAGTAAATGTGATCACGGCTAACCCCAAAACTTCTGGAGTAGCGCGTTGGAATTTTTTGGCTTTATGGGGTTCACAAAAAGAAACTGGGGCTTCTGATGCCCAAGCCCTAGAATTTACCAGCAAAGTCTATAAAAACACGCCCGTGTTACCCAGAGATTCCCGTGAAGCTAGCGACGTCTTTTTCAACCAAGGTCAGGGTGATGTTTTAATCAACTACGAAAACGAAATCATCTTGGCTGGATTGAGAGGTAAAAAAAGTCCCTATATAGTTCCGCAAGTGAATATTTCGATTGAGAATCCCGTGGCTGTCGTAGATAAAAACGTTGAAAAACACGGCAATCGAGAAGTAGCCGAAGCCTTTGTGAAATATCTTTTTACTTCAGCAGCACAGCGAGAATTTGCCAAAGTCGGATTTCGACCCGTAGACGCCACAGTTGCCCAAGAACTTGCTAATCAGTTTCCTCCAGTCAAAACCCTATTTACAGTTCAAGAATTGGGCGGATGGGATCTGGTGCAAAAACAATTCTTTGCCGATGGGGCTGCATTTGATGAAATTCAGGCAAACCTTAAGTAA
- the cysW gene encoding sulfate ABC transporter permease subunit CysW: MTMKAKHINQESRWVKVVLIAVAVIYLALVLFIPAINVFVQAFQGGIAAVWGYLTTDEFIHAAQLTLLIALIVVPLNAVFGLCAAWVIARHKFPGRALVISILDIPFSISPVVAGLMMVLLYGRHGWLGPILENTNFKVIFALPGMIIATAFVTMPFVAREVIPVLEEAGSDQEEAAKTLGAGDWQTFWHVTLPNIRWGLLYGLILTNARAMGEFGAVSVVSGNIIRKTQTLPLYIEEAYKQYETQTAFAAAVLLACLGLVTLVLKEIVERKTRIKEVD, translated from the coding sequence ATGACTATGAAAGCTAAGCACATAAATCAAGAATCTCGTTGGGTAAAGGTAGTTTTAATTGCAGTAGCTGTTATTTACCTTGCCCTTGTCCTATTCATCCCAGCAATAAATGTCTTTGTCCAAGCTTTCCAGGGTGGAATTGCAGCTGTTTGGGGCTATCTGACAACAGATGAATTTATTCACGCTGCACAGCTAACTCTATTGATAGCCTTGATTGTGGTGCCGCTAAATGCCGTATTTGGACTATGTGCTGCCTGGGTTATAGCCCGCCATAAGTTCCCCGGTCGCGCCTTGGTAATTAGTATTTTAGATATTCCCTTTTCCATTTCACCAGTCGTTGCTGGTTTGATGATGGTTTTGCTCTATGGGCGTCATGGCTGGTTAGGGCCGATTTTGGAAAACACAAATTTCAAGGTGATATTTGCTTTACCAGGAATGATTATCGCCACAGCATTTGTTACTATGCCTTTTGTCGCTCGTGAAGTTATTCCTGTCTTAGAAGAAGCTGGTTCCGATCAAGAAGAAGCTGCGAAGACTCTAGGCGCTGGTGATTGGCAAACTTTCTGGCATGTTACCTTACCCAATATCCGCTGGGGTCTGCTTTATGGGTTGATTTTAACCAACGCTAGAGCGATGGGTGAATTTGGGGCTGTATCTGTGGTCTCTGGCAACATTATCCGTAAAACTCAAACCTTACCTCTGTACATTGAAGAGGCTTACAAGCAGTATGAAACCCAAACAGCATTTGCTGCTGCTGTCTTGCTTGCTTGTTTGGGATTAGTGACGCTGGTTTTGAAAGAAATTGTGGAACGTAAAACCCGCATCAAAGAAGTTGATTAG
- a CDS encoding DUF6439 family protein: MSQSTQLPNNSQLNEFTTLELAQALMERLSISPNDWHRLKSNRKVRASEQVAAALVFLLKEQPQEALARLEQATAWLDHSISAPPCPTHGQKNS; this comes from the coding sequence ATGTCTCAATCTACACAGCTACCTAACAACAGTCAACTGAATGAATTTACTACTTTAGAACTAGCCCAAGCTTTAATGGAGAGGTTAAGTATATCTCCAAATGATTGGCATCGCCTCAAGTCTAACCGCAAAGTTCGCGCTAGCGAACAAGTAGCCGCAGCTCTTGTGTTCCTCCTGAAGGAACAACCACAAGAAGCTCTAGCACGATTAGAACAAGCAACAGCTTGGTTAGACCATTCTATTTCTGCGCCACCGTGTCCTACTCACGGACAAAAAAATAGTTAG